A stretch of the Oceanicola sp. D3 genome encodes the following:
- the rsmI gene encoding 16S rRNA (cytidine(1402)-2'-O)-methyltransferase — MSEPPRGSPWRKTPLAAGLYFVATPIGSARDITLRALDVLASADVIAAEDTRTARKLLELHGVPLEGRRVIAYHDHSSPAARDGVLKLAAEGASVAYVSEAGSPLVADPGFALGRAAAEQGIATTTAPGPSAAIAALTLSGLPSDRFTFAGFPPSTGGARKRFVEEIAALQSTVILFESPKRINTLLTLLRDTAGETRPAALARELTKKFEEVRRGTLAELCDSVADDPPRGEIVLVLGRAERLEAAPEDIDAALSAALGRLRVKEAAAEVAAAYGRPKREMYQRALELARDDGDG; from the coding sequence ATGTCTGAGCCTCCGCGAGGAAGCCCTTGGCGCAAGACGCCGCTGGCTGCCGGGCTTTATTTTGTCGCCACCCCGATCGGATCGGCCCGGGATATCACGCTCAGAGCGCTCGATGTGCTGGCCTCGGCAGATGTAATCGCAGCCGAAGATACCCGCACCGCGCGCAAGCTTTTAGAGCTTCACGGCGTCCCCTTGGAGGGCCGTCGGGTGATTGCCTACCATGATCATTCCTCGCCGGCTGCCCGTGATGGCGTGCTGAAACTCGCCGCCGAAGGCGCCTCTGTTGCCTATGTCAGCGAGGCCGGGTCGCCCTTGGTCGCCGATCCCGGCTTTGCGCTGGGGCGTGCGGCAGCGGAGCAGGGGATTGCGACAACCACCGCACCCGGCCCCTCCGCCGCAATCGCGGCGCTTACCCTCTCCGGGCTGCCCTCCGACAGATTTACCTTCGCAGGCTTCCCGCCTTCCACCGGCGGCGCTCGCAAACGATTTGTCGAAGAGATCGCCGCGTTACAGTCCACAGTCATCCTCTTCGAATCGCCCAAGCGCATAAACACTTTGCTAACCCTTTTGCGTGACACTGCCGGAGAAACCCGCCCCGCCGCGCTCGCTCGCGAACTCACCAAAAAGTTCGAGGAGGTCCGCCGGGGCACATTGGCCGAGCTCTGTGACTCGGTTGCCGATGACCCGCCGCGGGGCGAGATCGTTCTTGTCCTCGGGCGCGCTGAGCGCTTGGAGGCCGCGCCCGAGGACATTGATGCCGCGCTGAGCGCTGCGCTCGGGCGACTTAGGGTCAAGGAGGCCGCCGCCGAGGTGGCAGCCGCTTACGGGCGGCCAAAGAGAGAGATGTATCAGCGCGCCCTTGAGTTGGCGCGCGACGATGGAGATGGCTGA
- a CDS encoding YraN family protein, with the protein MPFDLAPNPARRQRGRRNYHAGAMAEESVARVYSDGGSVVAEKRWRGEGGEIDLVVEEPDTVVFVEVKQSRTFDQAAEAITPRQVARIMAAASEYVGRYPTALSTPMRFDLALVNGHGEVRILEGALCT; encoded by the coding sequence ATGCCCTTTGACCTTGCGCCAAACCCCGCCCGCCGCCAGCGCGGTCGCCGCAACTATCATGCCGGCGCTATGGCCGAAGAGAGCGTTGCCCGCGTTTATTCTGATGGCGGAAGCGTGGTTGCTGAGAAGCGATGGCGCGGTGAAGGCGGCGAGATTGATCTTGTTGTCGAAGAGCCCGATACCGTGGTGTTCGTAGAGGTAAAGCAAAGCCGCACGTTCGATCAGGCCGCTGAAGCCATAACGCCGCGCCAGGTAGCTCGCATAATGGCTGCGGCTTCCGAGTATGTCGGCCGGTATCCCACCGCGCTCTCCACGCCCATGCGTTTTGATCTTGCCCTCGTCAACGGGCATGGCGAGGTGCGCATTCTTGAAGGCGCGCTCTGCACCTGA
- the gshB gene encoding glutathione synthase: MKVAFQMDPIGGVDINADSSFRLAEEAQTRGWELFFYTPDKLSWKEGRVVGQGWPLEVRRVQGDHFTLGEPQEIDLSEMDVIWLRQDPPFDMGYITTTHILEQIGGKTLVVNDPFWVRNSPEKLLVLNFPDLTPPTVIARDLEALKAFKAQHGDIIVKPLYGNGGAGVFRLGPEDRNLASLHELFTGINREPLIAQQFLPAVSKGDKRVILVDGAPIGAINRVPLAGETRSNMHVGGKPVKVELTERDREICAAIGPLLRERGQVFVGIDIIGDWLTEINVTSPTGIQELERFDGINVAGAIWDAIDRRIAERG, encoded by the coding sequence ATGAAGGTCGCCTTTCAGATGGACCCGATCGGTGGCGTTGATATCAACGCCGACAGTAGCTTTCGCCTTGCCGAAGAGGCACAGACGAGGGGGTGGGAGCTTTTCTTTTACACCCCCGACAAGCTGAGTTGGAAAGAGGGCCGGGTTGTGGGCCAAGGCTGGCCACTGGAGGTGCGCCGGGTGCAGGGGGACCATTTTACCCTTGGCGAGCCGCAGGAAATCGACCTGTCAGAAATGGATGTGATCTGGCTCCGGCAGGATCCGCCTTTCGACATGGGCTACATAACCACCACTCACATTCTTGAGCAGATCGGCGGCAAGACGCTGGTGGTGAATGATCCTTTTTGGGTGCGCAACAGCCCCGAAAAGCTGCTGGTTCTGAACTTCCCCGATCTAACACCGCCCACCGTCATCGCCCGTGATCTGGAGGCATTGAAGGCCTTCAAGGCCCAGCATGGCGACATCATCGTCAAGCCGCTCTACGGCAATGGCGGTGCTGGCGTGTTCCGCCTCGGCCCGGAGGATCGCAACCTCGCCTCGCTGCATGAGCTCTTCACCGGCATCAACCGCGAGCCGCTCATCGCGCAGCAATTCCTGCCCGCTGTTTCGAAGGGCGATAAACGGGTGATACTCGTCGACGGTGCACCGATTGGCGCCATCAACCGCGTGCCGCTGGCGGGGGAGACCCGCTCTAACATGCACGTGGGTGGAAAACCGGTGAAGGTTGAGCTGACCGAACGCGACCGAGAGATTTGCGCCGCCATCGGCCCGCTCCTGCGCGAGCGCGGGCAGGTTTTTGTGGGCATTGATATCATCGGAGATTGGCTGACCGAGATCAACGTGACCTCGCCCACAGGCATTCAGGAACTGGAACGCTTTGATGGAATCAACGTCGCAGGTGCAATCTGGGACGCCATCGACCGCCGGATTGCCGAGCGGGGCTGA
- a CDS encoding SDR family NAD(P)-dependent oxidoreductase, producing MSFSIKGKTCIVTGASHGLGLAIARHFAAHGANVMAADNDDKKLAEEFAAEAEAEGSQLRYFAGDLRQRLCQANLLSAAIDAFDRVDVLVNAYRVVMPSVPDDPDEDAVEELLQQNLLTALRMTQLVAKRFTKQAEGSEGEGGIGCVVNLSSIAARRTHPRLLAYSVSTAALDQMTRSMAVALAAQRIRVNAVSFGSVLTTSLNKAVNENEGYREDIVSHTPMARIAQPSEVAEVVQFLASESAGFITGQVVTMDGGRSLLDPVGAPAH from the coding sequence ATGAGCTTTTCGATCAAGGGCAAGACCTGCATCGTCACCGGGGCCAGCCACGGGCTGGGGTTGGCGATTGCCCGGCATTTTGCGGCCCACGGTGCCAACGTGATGGCTGCGGACAATGACGACAAGAAGCTGGCCGAGGAGTTCGCCGCCGAGGCCGAGGCTGAAGGCAGCCAGTTGCGCTACTTTGCCGGGGATCTGCGCCAACGGTTATGTCAGGCCAATCTGCTATCGGCCGCAATTGACGCCTTTGACCGGGTCGATGTGCTGGTGAACGCCTACCGGGTGGTGATGCCCTCGGTTCCCGACGACCCGGATGAGGATGCGGTAGAGGAACTGTTGCAACAGAACTTGCTGACTGCCTTGCGAATGACCCAGCTTGTGGCCAAGCGCTTCACCAAACAGGCCGAGGGCAGTGAAGGTGAGGGTGGTATCGGTTGTGTTGTAAACCTCAGCTCGATCGCCGCCCGGCGGACGCATCCCCGGCTGCTGGCCTATTCGGTCTCGACCGCCGCACTCGACCAGATGACCCGCTCGATGGCGGTGGCACTGGCAGCGCAGCGGATTAGGGTCAACGCAGTGAGCTTTGGCTCGGTGTTGACGACCTCGCTGAACAAAGCGGTCAACGAGAACGAGGGCTACAGAGAAGACATCGTGAGCCACACGCCAATGGCCCGCATCGCCCAGCCTTCAGAAGTGGCCGAAGTGGTGCAGTTTCTGGCCTCCGAAAGCGCTGGCTTTATTACCGGACAGGTGGTGACGATGGACGGCGGACGCTCATTGTTGGATCCGGTGGGCGCACCGGCGCACTGA